A region from the Brevibacterium paucivorans genome encodes:
- a CDS encoding putative quinol monooxygenase, protein MYFIVVKYDVKPESVDQWPEIVREFTEATRAEEGNLFFEWSKSLENDNQYVLVEGFTDEGAEPHVTSDHFAKGLEAMRPHLVSTPQIISRQVEGNGFEDMGELKI, encoded by the coding sequence ATGTACTTCATTGTCGTGAAATATGACGTCAAACCAGAATCTGTAGACCAGTGGCCTGAAATCGTTCGTGAGTTCACTGAGGCCACTCGTGCTGAAGAAGGAAACCTGTTCTTCGAGTGGTCCAAGAGCCTGGAAAACGACAACCAGTACGTACTGGTTGAAGGGTTCACCGACGAAGGCGCTGAACCTCACGTCACCAGTGACCATTTTGCCAAGGGCCTCGAAGCTATGCGCCCGCACCTGGTTTCGACCCCGCAGATCATTTCTCGCCAGGTCGAAGGCAACGGCTTCGAAGATATGGGCGAACTGAAGATCTAA
- the prpB gene encoding methylisocitrate lyase, producing the protein MLGAQTPAHVRREKFRELLAGDKLVQFPGAINPINAQLIEQAGFEGVYISGGAFSAAQGLPDIGLTTLTEVVDHGRNISRVTNLPTFIDADTGWGEAMNVARTVQEFEDAGVAGMHLEDQVNPKRCGHLDGKEVVSTAEMVKRISAAVKGRRDSNFVLCARTDSRAKEGLDAAIDRAKAYADAGADLIFPEAMSDLGEFEAMANALDVPILANMTEFGKSELFTTEQLANAGVKLVIYPVTTLRIAMGAIKRGLEVIRREGTQESLVEGMQTRADLYDTIDYASYNEFDAAVFNFSQENHS; encoded by the coding sequence ATGCTAGGTGCACAGACTCCCGCTCACGTTCGTCGTGAGAAGTTCCGGGAGCTGCTGGCCGGCGACAAGCTGGTCCAGTTCCCCGGCGCAATCAACCCCATCAACGCGCAGCTCATTGAGCAGGCTGGCTTTGAAGGCGTCTACATTTCCGGTGGTGCGTTCTCGGCAGCCCAGGGGCTGCCTGACATTGGGTTGACTACCCTGACCGAGGTCGTCGACCACGGCCGTAACATCTCGCGGGTGACGAACCTGCCCACCTTCATCGACGCTGACACCGGATGGGGCGAAGCGATGAACGTCGCTCGTACCGTTCAGGAGTTTGAAGACGCCGGTGTTGCAGGGATGCACCTGGAGGACCAGGTCAACCCCAAACGCTGTGGCCACTTGGACGGAAAGGAAGTCGTTTCCACTGCTGAGATGGTTAAGCGAATCTCGGCTGCAGTCAAGGGGCGCCGCGATTCGAACTTCGTCTTGTGCGCACGCACCGACTCGCGCGCCAAGGAAGGTCTGGACGCGGCAATTGACCGTGCGAAGGCGTACGCCGACGCAGGTGCCGATCTCATCTTCCCGGAAGCAATGAGCGACCTCGGCGAATTTGAAGCCATGGCAAACGCTCTGGACGTTCCGATCCTTGCGAACATGACCGAATTTGGGAAGAGCGAACTGTTCACCACCGAACAGCTCGCTAATGCTGGTGTGAAGCTGGTGATCTACCCGGTGACCACGTTGCGTATCGCTATGGGAGCCATCAAACGTGGCCTCGAAGTGATCCGCCGCGAAGGAACACAGGAGTCGTTGGTCGAGGGAATGCAGACACGCGCCGACCTCTACGACACGATCGACTACGCTTCCTACAACGAATTTGACGCTGCCGTATTCAACTTTTCACAGGAGAACCACTCATGA
- a CDS encoding DUF4916 domain-containing protein: protein MTRTALDYDENWLEPEELNRLRRKLPLTYVHGVPVQVSDSGEVERIGLLLRTLPDQTLGREIVGGRVRFHETLRSALARHCEQDLGPLALPVFPTSLTPFHVAEYFPTQGVSNYYDPRQHAVALCYILQVRGECTPRQDALSFDWFTPQELLRDDIIADMCHGQHHIVKAALAHLGILP from the coding sequence ATGACGCGCACCGCTTTGGACTATGACGAAAACTGGCTCGAACCTGAAGAGCTCAACCGCCTCAGGCGCAAGCTCCCGCTCACATATGTACACGGAGTACCCGTTCAAGTGAGTGACAGTGGCGAGGTTGAACGGATTGGTCTGCTCCTGCGCACCCTTCCAGACCAGACCCTGGGCCGCGAAATCGTCGGTGGTCGTGTCCGCTTCCACGAAACTCTGCGCAGTGCACTCGCCCGGCACTGCGAACAGGACCTGGGCCCTCTTGCGCTACCGGTTTTTCCCACCTCGCTTACCCCGTTCCATGTGGCCGAATACTTCCCCACTCAAGGCGTGAGCAACTATTACGACCCTCGCCAGCACGCAGTGGCCCTGTGCTACATCCTGCAGGTGCGAGGCGAATGCACTCCCCGCCAAGACGCGTTGAGCTTCGACTGGTTCACCCCTCAAGAACTTCTGCGCGACGACATCATCGCCGACATGTGCCACGGCCAGCACCACATCGTCAAGGCAGCCCTTGCGCACCTGGGGATCCTGCCTTAG
- a CDS encoding Ppx/GppA phosphatase family protein, with product MRLAVLDIGSNSIHLLVVDAGVGAPPLPATSHKEVLRLAEHLKEDGSITTYARERLMQFCKEAIEIAEEQGAEQILAFATSALRDAPNGEATIEKIYKETGLTLNVMSGEDEARVTFLAARRWFGWSAGKLLLLDIGGGSLEMAAGQDEYPDAAVSVPLGAGRMYSEFLNGGEVTTPDQIAALRRHARQLVGRYAGLINRVGKPDNVVGSSKTFRSLARLGGAAPSGSGIYVPRQLHRKDLPGIIDQLASRNAAQRAELPGVSESRSGQVLAGAVLAETAFTIFNIDTMLISPWALREGIIMRKLDLLDSSETLSRPAVALPR from the coding sequence ATGCGTTTAGCCGTCCTAGACATCGGATCCAACAGCATCCACCTCCTCGTCGTTGACGCAGGAGTAGGTGCCCCGCCACTTCCCGCTACTTCCCACAAAGAAGTACTGCGCCTTGCAGAACACTTAAAAGAAGACGGATCGATCACCACATATGCGCGTGAACGTCTCATGCAGTTCTGCAAAGAAGCAATCGAAATCGCAGAAGAACAAGGTGCCGAACAGATCCTGGCGTTTGCCACCTCGGCACTGCGGGACGCACCCAACGGCGAAGCCACCATCGAAAAGATCTACAAGGAAACCGGGCTCACACTCAACGTCATGAGCGGTGAGGACGAAGCCCGCGTAACATTCCTGGCCGCCCGCCGCTGGTTCGGATGGTCAGCCGGAAAGCTACTCTTGCTCGACATCGGTGGTGGATCCTTGGAGATGGCAGCCGGGCAGGACGAATACCCAGACGCGGCGGTGTCCGTCCCCTTGGGTGCTGGACGCATGTACTCCGAATTCCTCAACGGGGGAGAGGTCACAACCCCCGACCAGATTGCGGCCCTTCGCCGTCACGCCCGCCAACTCGTTGGTCGCTACGCCGGACTCATCAACCGGGTCGGCAAACCAGACAACGTCGTGGGATCGTCCAAGACCTTCCGGTCGCTGGCCCGTCTGGGCGGAGCAGCCCCCAGCGGAAGCGGAATTTACGTACCGCGCCAGCTCCACCGCAAGGACCTCCCAGGCATCATTGATCAGCTGGCCAGCCGCAACGCTGCTCAACGTGCAGAACTCCCAGGCGTATCCGAATCGCGGTCCGGCCAGGTGCTCGCAGGTGCCGTGCTCGCAGAAACCGCATTCACGATTTTCAACATCGACACCATGCTCATTTCGCCGTGGGCTCTGCGTGAAGGCATCATCATGCGTAAGCTCGACCTGCTCGATTCCTCAGAGACGCTGTCGCGCCCCGCTGTGGCACTCCCACGATAA
- a CDS encoding bifunctional 2-methylcitrate synthase/citrate synthase translates to MTEDIKKGLAGVVVDSTAVSKVVQETNSLTYRGYPVQELAANCSFEEVAYLIWNGELPNAQQLEEFVARERGQRAIDQELVDIILALPKDTHPMHVVQTAVSYLGAVDEQAEDNSPEANQAKAERLYAQLPTIVAIDHRRRHGLDPVAPTSDLSYAANFFKMVFDEVPADEVVRCFDISMILYAEHSFNASTFTARVIASTTSDLHSAVAGAVGALKGPLHGGANEAVMAMLEEVGTADKASAWIDNALANKEKIMGFGHRVYKNGDSRVPTMRAAFEDMVKVKGANDLLDLYNTFEEDFVGRKGIYPNLDYPSGPAYHLMGFDTPQFTPIFVMSRITGWTAHIMEQHANNALIRPLSAYHGEAQREVPAER, encoded by the coding sequence ATGACCGAAGACATTAAGAAGGGGCTTGCCGGCGTCGTCGTCGACAGCACCGCTGTATCGAAAGTCGTTCAGGAAACCAACTCGCTCACCTACCGTGGTTACCCGGTTCAGGAACTCGCAGCGAACTGCTCGTTTGAAGAAGTCGCCTACCTGATCTGGAACGGTGAACTGCCTAACGCGCAGCAGCTCGAAGAGTTCGTTGCCCGCGAACGCGGTCAGCGCGCAATCGACCAGGAACTCGTCGACATCATCCTGGCTCTGCCCAAGGACACTCACCCCATGCACGTTGTGCAGACAGCCGTGTCATACCTGGGTGCCGTTGACGAACAGGCCGAAGACAACTCTCCAGAAGCCAACCAGGCAAAGGCAGAGCGCCTGTACGCCCAGCTGCCCACCATCGTGGCAATCGACCACCGTCGTCGTCACGGCCTGGACCCGGTCGCACCTACCAGCGACCTGAGCTACGCAGCTAACTTCTTCAAGATGGTGTTTGACGAAGTCCCAGCCGACGAAGTCGTGCGCTGCTTCGACATCTCGATGATCCTGTACGCAGAGCACTCCTTCAACGCATCCACCTTCACTGCTCGCGTGATCGCTTCCACCACCTCGGACCTCCACTCTGCAGTTGCCGGCGCCGTGGGCGCCCTCAAGGGACCCCTGCACGGTGGTGCCAACGAAGCGGTTATGGCCATGCTCGAAGAAGTTGGAACCGCCGACAAGGCATCCGCATGGATCGACAACGCGCTTGCCAACAAAGAAAAGATCATGGGATTCGGACACCGTGTCTACAAGAACGGTGACTCGCGCGTTCCAACCATGCGTGCAGCGTTCGAAGACATGGTCAAGGTCAAGGGCGCAAACGACCTTCTGGACCTGTACAACACGTTCGAAGAGGACTTCGTGGGCCGCAAGGGAATTTACCCCAACCTCGACTACCCATCGGGTCCTGCATACCATCTCATGGGCTTCGACACCCCACAGTTCACGCCCATCTTCGTGATGAGCCGCATCACCGGTTGGACCGCACACATCATGGAACAGCACGCCAACAACGCGCTGATCCGCCCGCTGAGCGCGTACCACGGTGAAGCTCAGCGCGAGGTTCCAGCAGAACGCTAA
- a CDS encoding purple acid phosphatase family protein gives MKIKSLATTLGLVALLSSGGLSPALGTGAEATKKADIYNLGMQVGDRNTDRAFTWYTKKIGEQSVKIAPVKEMVGGKLPEGARTVKEEKSGVSIDRARLYHQAHVMGLKANTRYAYQVGSDKNGWSDVYTFSTPKSFAADNGEFLAVGDPQIGSGNGKPNDAEGWNRTVTSAAKAHPNARFLLSLGDQIDTGTGKQYDAFFAPDVMRTLPHMTIKGNHEMLNPVSHIQHFRQPNQKGIGDYWYKDAGVLFIVLDSNNPNWKKHGQFIKDVKADQGRDANWTVVAFHHAPYSSGPHRDDADVKLLREKLPKYIAEADVDLVMNGHDHVYTRSYLTNGDGAKVAGAKGGSKQVKKKGEAIYMTATSSSGSKFYSNKDGADWAAVAKGNKVPGYVGVKAQRCSLRVTAYEVSTTGKRGTLDTFTLTDRSNRGCK, from the coding sequence ATGAAGATCAAGTCGCTTGCCACCACGCTCGGACTCGTTGCATTGCTGTCATCCGGGGGTCTGAGTCCCGCCCTGGGTACGGGCGCCGAGGCGACGAAAAAGGCCGACATCTACAACCTCGGCATGCAGGTGGGCGACCGCAACACCGACCGCGCCTTCACGTGGTACACCAAGAAGATCGGCGAACAGAGCGTCAAGATCGCTCCCGTCAAGGAAATGGTGGGTGGCAAACTTCCGGAAGGCGCTCGCACGGTCAAAGAAGAAAAATCGGGAGTGTCAATTGACCGCGCTCGCCTCTACCACCAGGCGCACGTCATGGGGCTGAAAGCGAACACCCGGTACGCATACCAGGTTGGGTCCGACAAAAACGGATGGTCGGACGTCTACACGTTCTCGACCCCAAAGTCTTTCGCCGCTGACAACGGTGAATTCCTAGCGGTAGGCGACCCACAGATCGGCTCCGGCAACGGAAAGCCCAACGATGCAGAAGGCTGGAACCGGACAGTCACCTCGGCCGCTAAGGCACACCCGAACGCACGATTCCTCTTGAGCCTCGGCGACCAGATCGACACCGGCACGGGCAAACAGTACGACGCGTTCTTCGCGCCAGACGTCATGCGCACACTCCCGCACATGACAATCAAGGGCAACCACGAAATGCTCAACCCCGTTAGCCACATCCAACACTTCCGCCAGCCAAACCAGAAAGGCATTGGCGACTACTGGTACAAGGACGCTGGGGTGCTGTTTATCGTCCTGGACAGCAACAACCCCAACTGGAAGAAACACGGCCAGTTCATCAAGGACGTCAAAGCCGACCAGGGGCGTGACGCAAACTGGACGGTCGTCGCCTTCCACCACGCGCCATACTCGTCCGGCCCGCACCGCGACGACGCTGACGTGAAACTGTTGCGCGAAAAGCTTCCAAAATATATCGCCGAGGCCGATGTCGACCTCGTGATGAATGGCCACGACCACGTGTACACCCGTAGCTACCTGACAAACGGAGACGGTGCCAAAGTCGCAGGCGCGAAGGGTGGTAGCAAGCAGGTCAAGAAGAAGGGCGAGGCGATCTACATGACCGCAACCTCATCGAGCGGTTCTAAGTTCTACAGCAACAAGGATGGCGCCGACTGGGCTGCTGTGGCCAAAGGCAACAAGGTGCCCGGCTACGTGGGTGTGAAGGCACAACGTTGCTCGTTGCGCGTGACTGCGTACGAGGTTTCAACGACAGGCAAGCGGGGAACGCTCGACACCTTTACCCTGACTGACCGGTCAAACCGCGGCTGCAAGTAG
- a CDS encoding ECF transporter S component gives MSSTTATEKTQAHTYSWRVVDIVVCAVIAVAVGLLFALWAALWSGFELLFATTFPPAVALFGGVWVLAGPLAAMIIRKPGAALFCELLAAIFEAVLGSHFGVVAVFSGFLQGLGAELVFAAFRYRKFTLPVSILAAMLAGLFMGVHESIIYLAEWSLGFRVAYTGLAVLSSAVLAGVIPWLLTRMLASAGALNAFASGNTGREV, from the coding sequence ATGTCATCGACGACAGCGACTGAAAAGACTCAGGCTCACACGTACTCGTGGCGAGTTGTTGACATTGTTGTGTGCGCCGTAATCGCGGTTGCGGTCGGGCTTTTGTTTGCCTTGTGGGCAGCTCTGTGGAGTGGTTTTGAGTTGCTATTTGCCACGACTTTCCCGCCTGCTGTGGCCCTGTTTGGTGGCGTGTGGGTGCTCGCGGGCCCGCTGGCCGCAATGATCATCCGCAAGCCTGGTGCCGCGCTGTTCTGTGAGCTGCTGGCCGCGATTTTCGAGGCTGTTTTGGGCTCCCACTTTGGTGTGGTTGCGGTGTTCTCCGGGTTCCTACAGGGGCTCGGCGCAGAGCTCGTTTTTGCCGCGTTCAGGTACCGCAAGTTCACGCTCCCCGTGAGCATTCTGGCTGCCATGCTCGCGGGACTGTTCATGGGTGTTCACGAATCGATCATCTACCTTGCGGAATGGTCGCTAGGCTTCCGGGTTGCTTACACCGGTCTTGCCGTGCTGTCATCAGCAGTTTTGGCTGGGGTGATCCCGTGGTTGCTCACGCGCATGCTCGCATCAGCTGGAGCGCTTAACGCGTTTGCGTCTGGCAACACCGGGCGCGAGGTGTGA
- a CDS encoding MmgE/PrpD family protein yields MINHEVRTYKSSENLPREEQLAYKIAQVAADPVEVDADVTDMVINRVIDNAAVAAASVFRSAPKHAREQSLAHKLEPGSTVFGVSNDTHISPEWAAWANGVAVRELDFHDTFLAKEYSHPGDNIPAILAVAQHKGIGGKDLVNGIATGYEIQVDLVKGICLHEHKIDHVAHLGPSAAAGIGALLHLPTDVIYQAVGQALHVTTATRQSRKGEISSWKAHAPAFAGKMAVEAVDRAMRGEGAPSPIYEGEDGVIAWILSGPEARYTVPLPGEGESKRAILDTYTKEHSAEYQAQALIDLARKMGREIDDLSQIEKITIHTSHHTHNVIGTGANDPQKMDPKASRETLDHSIMYIFAVAMEDQGWHHEKSYAPERAGRPETVELWHKIETREDPEWTRRYHSTDPNELAFGGRVEIVFKDGSTKVDEIAVADAHPNGARPFVRENYVQKFRTLAEGIVSEAEQNRFIELAENLPDLSADEVRQLNFVVDGADEITSKGIF; encoded by the coding sequence ATGATCAATCACGAAGTTCGTACGTACAAGTCCTCAGAGAACCTGCCACGTGAAGAGCAGCTGGCCTACAAAATCGCCCAGGTTGCTGCTGACCCGGTAGAAGTTGACGCCGATGTCACTGACATGGTGATCAACCGCGTTATCGACAACGCCGCTGTTGCCGCCGCATCCGTGTTCCGTTCGGCCCCTAAGCACGCACGCGAACAGTCCCTCGCCCACAAGCTGGAGCCAGGCTCCACCGTATTCGGTGTTTCCAACGACACCCACATCTCACCTGAATGGGCGGCATGGGCAAACGGTGTCGCCGTTCGTGAACTCGACTTCCACGACACCTTCCTGGCAAAGGAATACTCCCACCCAGGTGACAACATCCCAGCGATTCTGGCTGTTGCACAGCACAAGGGAATCGGCGGTAAGGACCTGGTCAACGGTATTGCTACCGGATACGAAATCCAGGTCGACCTGGTCAAGGGCATCTGCCTGCACGAGCACAAGATCGACCACGTCGCTCACTTGGGCCCATCCGCGGCTGCCGGAATCGGTGCGCTTCTCCACCTCCCAACCGACGTCATCTACCAGGCCGTAGGCCAGGCTCTGCACGTCACCACGGCAACCCGCCAGTCACGTAAGGGTGAAATTTCGTCCTGGAAGGCTCACGCTCCAGCATTTGCAGGCAAGATGGCCGTTGAAGCTGTTGACCGCGCTATGCGTGGCGAAGGCGCTCCAAGCCCCATCTACGAAGGTGAAGACGGCGTTATCGCATGGATCCTTTCCGGCCCTGAAGCCCGCTACACCGTTCCGCTGCCAGGTGAAGGCGAATCGAAGCGCGCGATCCTGGACACCTACACCAAGGAACACTCCGCGGAATACCAGGCTCAGGCACTCATCGACTTGGCTCGCAAGATGGGTCGCGAAATCGATGACCTGTCGCAGATCGAAAAGATCACCATCCACACCTCACACCACACGCACAACGTGATTGGTACCGGTGCGAACGACCCACAGAAGATGGATCCAAAGGCGTCGCGTGAAACGCTCGACCACTCGATCATGTACATCTTCGCGGTCGCTATGGAAGACCAGGGCTGGCACCACGAAAAGTCCTACGCACCTGAGCGTGCGGGACGCCCAGAAACCGTTGAACTGTGGCACAAGATCGAAACCCGCGAAGACCCAGAGTGGACCCGTCGCTACCACTCCACCGACCCCAACGAACTGGCATTCGGTGGTCGCGTGGAAATCGTGTTCAAGGACGGCTCCACCAAGGTTGACGAAATCGCTGTTGCCGACGCTCACCCCAACGGTGCTCGTCCGTTCGTGCGCGAAAACTACGTTCAGAAGTTCCGCACGCTTGCCGAAGGCATCGTTTCGGAAGCAGAGCAGAACCGCTTCATCGAACTCGCCGAAAACCTGCCAGACTTGAGCGCTGACGAAGTTCGCCAGCTCAACTTCGTGGTTGACGGTGCAGACGAAATCACATCGAAGGGTATTTTCTAA
- a CDS encoding enoyl-CoA hydratase/isomerase family protein: protein MTHDVPLVPGFEYSVENGIAVLTISRVEKRNALSREMWKALPGIAKAIDTDPDVDVLIITGAGGHFSAGSDIKDLNVPLEEFWQTNSQAEEAIASLDIPTIAAIEGNCVGGGTEIAAACDVRIAKPGSIYGVTAARLGLVYPPGPTKRLAQIIGTSWARYILLSAEIVDFDQMNQLGFFHQVAEDPLAAAKERAEVIASRSALSQTGAKRILRGDTFEAQGWVRDAYAEEIVRGQEAFFERRSPEFAINRTDWPTD from the coding sequence ATGACGCACGATGTTCCGCTCGTCCCAGGTTTTGAGTACAGCGTTGAAAACGGAATCGCTGTTCTGACAATTTCGCGTGTTGAAAAGCGCAACGCCCTGTCGCGGGAAATGTGGAAGGCTCTGCCCGGAATTGCGAAAGCAATCGACACCGACCCAGATGTCGACGTGCTCATCATTACGGGCGCGGGCGGGCACTTCTCTGCAGGGTCGGACATCAAAGACCTCAACGTGCCGCTGGAAGAGTTCTGGCAGACCAACTCCCAAGCAGAAGAAGCCATCGCCAGCCTGGACATTCCCACGATCGCTGCGATCGAAGGCAACTGCGTGGGCGGTGGAACTGAGATTGCGGCTGCCTGCGATGTGCGCATTGCAAAGCCGGGCTCAATTTATGGTGTGACGGCGGCGCGTCTGGGCCTTGTGTACCCGCCGGGGCCCACTAAGCGCCTCGCGCAGATCATTGGCACGTCGTGGGCCCGCTACATCCTGCTGTCAGCTGAGATCGTCGATTTCGATCAGATGAACCAGCTGGGATTCTTCCACCAAGTTGCGGAAGATCCGTTGGCTGCCGCCAAGGAGCGCGCCGAGGTGATCGCCAGCAGGTCTGCCCTGTCACAGACGGGTGCTAAGCGGATTCTGCGCGGTGACACGTTTGAAGCACAAGGTTGGGTGAGGGACGCGTACGCAGAAGAAATTGTGCGCGGCCAAGAGGCGTTCTTTGAACGTCGCTCGCCTGAGTTCGCGATCAACCGAACCGACTGGCCCACGGACTAG
- a CDS encoding ABC transporter ATP-binding protein, producing MSHLSATDFGWKHAGRKRAALTGISVEIEAGERVLIAGASGAGKSTFLHAVAGVLPSESGTQFGQLLIDGTAPDPTRGRTGLVLQDPDSQAVLSRIGPDIAFGAENLRVPVGEIADRVQWALDTVGLPFPQDWPTSKLSGGQKQRVALAGVLAMRPSIILLDEPTANIDPQSAPGLRDAVIRAADETGATLLVVEHRLDLWADHVDRMVVLSPTGVIADGPPHQIMETHRQELEDAGLWLSHVRPKRRKLREATGPQMLEVDATVGRQTDVNHVEFSLAQGQALAITGANGAGKSTAALTAAGLLRPRAGQVTASPELQAWAPEFPVRSASPQKWKARALARRIGKVFQTPEHQFVTRTVRDELVLGGVDPDSVLERLRLDHVALAHPSTLSGGEKRRLSVACMLAAPVLIVDEPTFGQDAHSWRELARLLNEAVDGGAALLTVTHDPDFIHAVGADEYGI from the coding sequence GTGAGTCACCTCAGCGCAACCGATTTTGGGTGGAAGCACGCCGGCCGTAAACGTGCCGCCCTCACCGGGATTTCGGTGGAGATTGAGGCTGGCGAGCGTGTTCTGATCGCAGGGGCGTCCGGGGCCGGCAAGTCTACGTTCTTGCACGCTGTGGCCGGTGTTCTGCCCAGCGAGTCGGGAACTCAGTTTGGGCAGTTGCTTATCGACGGAACGGCTCCGGACCCTACCCGAGGTCGTACCGGCCTGGTATTGCAGGATCCCGATTCGCAGGCAGTATTGTCGCGGATTGGCCCTGACATTGCGTTTGGGGCCGAGAATCTGCGTGTTCCAGTCGGGGAGATCGCTGACCGCGTGCAGTGGGCTCTAGACACGGTGGGGTTGCCGTTTCCGCAGGATTGGCCCACGTCCAAACTGTCGGGTGGGCAGAAACAGCGGGTGGCTCTCGCTGGTGTACTGGCGATGCGCCCGTCGATCATCTTGTTGGATGAGCCCACGGCAAACATTGACCCGCAGTCAGCTCCTGGATTGAGGGACGCTGTTATCAGGGCTGCCGATGAGACCGGCGCGACGCTTTTGGTGGTGGAGCACCGGCTGGATCTGTGGGCAGACCATGTGGATCGTATGGTGGTCCTCTCCCCCACCGGGGTGATTGCCGATGGTCCACCGCATCAGATCATGGAAACACATCGTCAGGAGTTGGAAGACGCCGGCTTGTGGCTCAGCCACGTGCGCCCAAAGCGTCGCAAGTTACGCGAGGCCACTGGTCCGCAGATGCTGGAAGTCGACGCCACCGTGGGACGTCAAACGGACGTCAACCACGTGGAGTTTTCCCTGGCCCAAGGCCAAGCGTTAGCGATCACGGGGGCCAACGGGGCCGGGAAGTCCACTGCGGCCCTGACGGCGGCTGGGCTTTTACGACCTCGGGCGGGGCAGGTCACAGCAAGCCCTGAACTACAAGCCTGGGCGCCAGAGTTTCCCGTACGTAGCGCCAGCCCACAAAAGTGGAAAGCGCGGGCGTTGGCGCGCAGGATTGGGAAGGTGTTTCAGACTCCTGAGCACCAGTTCGTCACTCGCACGGTGCGTGACGAGTTGGTGTTGGGCGGGGTGGACCCGGACTCGGTGTTGGAGCGGTTACGACTTGACCATGTGGCATTAGCGCACCCGTCGACACTCAGCGGTGGCGAGAAGCGGCGGTTGAGTGTCGCGTGCATGCTGGCCGCGCCCGTTCTCATTGTGGACGAGCCCACGTTTGGGCAAGATGCGCACAGCTGGCGCGAGCTGGCCCGGTTACTCAACGAAGCGGTTGATGGCGGGGCGGCCCTGCTGACGGTCACGCACGACCCGGATTTTATTCACGCAGTGGGGGCTGACGAGTATGGGATTTGA
- a CDS encoding energy-coupling factor transporter transmembrane component T family protein codes for MGFEVRSTPLTRTNPLTKIAIMLLITVGVVLSIDVVSASLMMVFVIVFFPLTGFPVKRLFTHLWFIPLAAFATGWATVLLAEGAGPVLFTFGPYEVTSRSVELGFALFLRSLAMALPCVVLAFSIDSTELADSLVQLWKMPERFVLGALGAARLAGLLSEQLETIRFARRARGVSHGGFLGGLRDFFPIAFALLTEAIRRAVRLAMAMEGRAFGTKGRTWTRRVSLGVGDWVAMGCAAVLAATCITATVVTGHWNFILS; via the coding sequence ATGGGATTTGAGGTTCGTTCAACTCCGCTCACGCGCACCAACCCGCTCACCAAGATCGCCATTATGTTGCTGATTACGGTGGGGGTTGTCCTGTCGATTGACGTGGTCAGCGCGTCACTCATGATGGTGTTTGTGATTGTGTTTTTCCCGCTGACTGGGTTTCCGGTGAAGCGGTTGTTTACCCATTTGTGGTTCATTCCGCTGGCCGCGTTTGCAACGGGGTGGGCAACTGTTCTGTTGGCTGAAGGGGCTGGCCCAGTCCTGTTCACCTTTGGACCGTATGAGGTGACGAGCAGGTCTGTTGAACTGGGCTTTGCGCTGTTCTTGCGGTCGCTGGCAATGGCGTTGCCGTGTGTTGTTTTAGCGTTTTCGATCGATTCCACTGAACTGGCTGATTCCCTGGTTCAGCTATGGAAAATGCCTGAACGATTCGTTTTGGGGGCGTTGGGAGCCGCGCGGTTGGCGGGGCTGTTGTCAGAACAGTTGGAGACGATCCGGTTTGCCCGCCGTGCCCGAGGTGTCTCCCACGGAGGTTTCTTGGGTGGCCTTCGCGATTTCTTCCCTATCGCGTTCGCACTGCTCACCGAGGCGATCCGGCGAGCAGTGCGCTTAGCGATGGCTATGGAGGGGCGTGCGTTTGGCACCAAGGGTCGCACGTGGACCCGGCGTGTAAGCCTGGGTGTCGGTGACTGGGTTGCGATGGGGTGTGCCGCTGTGCTGGCGGCTACATGCATCACCGCGACCGTGGTCACCGGGCATTGGAACTTTATTTTGAGTTAG